One genomic region from Equus asinus isolate D_3611 breed Donkey chromosome 10, EquAss-T2T_v2, whole genome shotgun sequence encodes:
- the TOR2A gene encoding prosalusin isoform X1 gives MAAVTRGCRSWGSLLGLLALVSAAAAAWDLTSLHCSFGTFCECDFRPDFQGLECDLAQHLAGQHLARALVVKALKAFVQDPAPTKPLVLSLHGWTGTGKSYVSSLLAHYLFRDGLRSPHVHHFSPVIHFPHPSQMERYKKDLKSWVQGNLTTCGRSLFLFDEMDKLTPGLMEVLRPFLGSSWVVYGTNYRKAIFIFISNTGGEQINQVALEAWRSHRDREEIRLQELEPVISRAVLDNPHHGFWRSGIMEEHLLDALVPFLPLQRHHVRHCVLNELAQLGLEPRDEVVQAVLDSTTFFPEDEQLFSSNGCKTVASRIPFFL, from the exons ATGGCGGCTGTGACGCGCGGCTGCCGGTCCTGGGGCTCGCTCCTCGGGCTGCTCGCGCTGGTCTCGGCCGCGGCGGCCGCCTGGGACCTGACTTCGCTGCACTGCAGCTTCGGCACCTTCTGCGAATGTGACTTCCGGCCCGACTTCCAGG GTCTGGAGTGTGACCTGGCCCAGCACCTGGCTGGCCAGCACTTGGCCAGGGCACTGGTGGTGAAGGCGCTGAAGGCCTTCGTGCAGGACCCAGCTCCCACCAAGCCGCTGGTCCTCTCCCTGCATGGCTGGACCGGCACTGGCAAGTCCTACGTCAGCTCCCTGTTGGCACACTACCTCTTCCGGGATGGCCTCCGCAGCCCCCATGTGCACCACTTTTCCCCGGTCATCCACTTCCCGCACCCCAGCCAGATGGAGCGCTACAAG AAGGATCTTAAGAGCTGGGTCCAGGGAAACCTCACCACCTGCGGCCGCTCCCTCTTCCTCTTCGATGAGATGGACAAGCTGACCCCAGGCCTGATGGAGGTCCTGCGACCTTTCCTGGGCTCCTCCTGGGTTGTATACGGGACCAACTATCGCAAAGCCATCTTCATCTTCATCAG CAACACCGGTGGCGAGCAGATTAACCAGGTGGCACTGGAAGCATGGCGCAGCCACCGGGACCGCGAGGAGATCCGCCTGCAGGAGCTGGAGCCAGTCATCTCCCGGGCTGTGCTGGACAACCCACACC ATGGCTTCTGGCGCTCGGGCATCATGGAAGAGCATCTCTTGGATGCCCTGGTGCCCTTCCTGCCACTCCAGCGGCACCACGTGCGGCACTGCGTGCTCAACGAGCTGGCCCAGCTGGGCCTGGAGCCCAGGGATGAGGTCGTCCAGGCTGTGCTGGATAGCACCACCTTCTTTCCTGAGGACGAGCAGCTCTTTTCCTCCAATGGCTGCAAGACTGTGGCTTCCCGAATCCCCTTCTTCCTCTGA
- the TOR2A gene encoding prosalusin isoform X2 codes for MAAVTRGCRSWGSLLGLLALVSAAAAAWDLTSLHCSFGTFCECDFRPDFQGLECDLAQHLAGQHLARALVVKALKAFVQDPAPTKPLVLSLHGWTGTGKSYVSSLLAHYLFRDGLRSPHVHHFSPVIHFPHPSQMERYKKDLKSWVQGNLTTCGRSLFLFDEMDKLTPGLMEVLRPFLGSSWVVYGTNYRKAIFIFIRWLLALGHHGRASLGCPGALPATPAAPRAALRAQRAGPAGPGAQG; via the exons ATGGCGGCTGTGACGCGCGGCTGCCGGTCCTGGGGCTCGCTCCTCGGGCTGCTCGCGCTGGTCTCGGCCGCGGCGGCCGCCTGGGACCTGACTTCGCTGCACTGCAGCTTCGGCACCTTCTGCGAATGTGACTTCCGGCCCGACTTCCAGG GTCTGGAGTGTGACCTGGCCCAGCACCTGGCTGGCCAGCACTTGGCCAGGGCACTGGTGGTGAAGGCGCTGAAGGCCTTCGTGCAGGACCCAGCTCCCACCAAGCCGCTGGTCCTCTCCCTGCATGGCTGGACCGGCACTGGCAAGTCCTACGTCAGCTCCCTGTTGGCACACTACCTCTTCCGGGATGGCCTCCGCAGCCCCCATGTGCACCACTTTTCCCCGGTCATCCACTTCCCGCACCCCAGCCAGATGGAGCGCTACAAG AAGGATCTTAAGAGCTGGGTCCAGGGAAACCTCACCACCTGCGGCCGCTCCCTCTTCCTCTTCGATGAGATGGACAAGCTGACCCCAGGCCTGATGGAGGTCCTGCGACCTTTCCTGGGCTCCTCCTGGGTTGTATACGGGACCAACTATCGCAAAGCCATCTTCATCTTCATCAG ATGGCTTCTGGCGCTCGGGCATCATGGAAGAGCATCTCTTGGATGCCCTGGTGCCCTTCCTGCCACTCCAGCGGCACCACGTGCGGCACTGCGTGCTCAACGAGCTGGCCCAGCTGGGCCTGGAGCCCAGGGATGA